In one Rhopalosiphum padi isolate XX-2018 chromosome 3, ASM2088224v1, whole genome shotgun sequence genomic region, the following are encoded:
- the LOC132926655 gene encoding clavesin-2-like, which produces MSENQINSSEIKFKLLKELNEPSDPNLAIDELRTLIKGDILLKSRMDDAFMLKFLRARKFQVNKAFKLVQNYFEAKEKNPKLFNLTVPSNYILFLESGTVFMLPHRDQHGREIYVFRMEKVLSGMSIEDVFKINLMILEVISEHPKTQLAGMVAIADFTGFKWLKHYQYLSPYYAKKSAEVVQDSFPLRFQGFHFINEPLYLYTVYSIIKPFLKEKLRCRVHFHGNNFNSLHKYIAPNILPTYYGGNLEFDPITWVQQLLRKEQYLKDLAQYGYNR; this is translated from the exons atgtcagaaaaccaaattaattcatccgaaattaaatttaaattactaaaagaaCTTAATGAGCCGTCAGATCCAAATTTAGCCATTGATGAATTACGTACATTAATTAAAG gtgatattttattgaaatcaagAATGGATGATGCATTTATGCTTAAATTTTTAAGAGCTAGAAAATTTCAAGTAAACAAAGCATTTAAATtg gttcaaaattattttgaagcAAAAGAAAAGAATccgaaattattcaatttaactgTTCCATccaattatattctttttttggAAAGCGGGACAGTTTTTATGTTACCTCACAGGGATCAGCACGGACgagaaatatatgtttttagaaTGG aaaaggTTTTGTCTGGAATGAGCATAGAAGATGTTTTTAAGATAAACTTGATGATTTTGGAAGTCATATCTGAACATCCAAAAACTCAACTTGCTGGTATGGTTGCAATTGCTGATTTTACAGGATTTAAGTGGCTGaaacattatcaatatttatcacCTTATTATGCTAAAAAGTCTGCTGAAGTTGTGCAA GATAGCTTCCCATTAAGGTTTCAAGGATTTCATTTTATCAATGAAccattatacttatacactgtatattcaatcattaaaccatttttgaaagaaaaattacGCTGTCGG GTTCATTTTCACGGAAATAATTTCAATtccttacataaatatatagcaCCAAATATTTTGCCAACATATTATGGTGGCAATTTAGAATTTGATCCGATAACTTGGGTACAACAACTCTTGAGGAAAGAACAGTATCTTAAAG atctaGCGCAATATGGATACAACAGATGA